agctctacaacccgtgacgtcacgcgcacatcgtctgctacttccgggacAGGCAAGCCTTTtatattggcgaccaaaagttgcgaatatatggcaatattgcgaaatgatcaagtatgacacatagaatagacctgctatttCCAATTAAATAAcaacaatctcatttcagtaggcctttaaaagggaaGAAACACATCTTACATTCATTGACTGCTGATCTTCTCACCAACACACTCATGTCGATTCAGCTGATACTTGTAAGAGAAGCTTTTAGTGCACTCATCACATCGGaagggtttttcaccagtgtgtgttctctggTGTTTCATTAAATTGCCCTTTTGAGAGAACTTCTGTCCACAAACCGAACAAGTAAAAGGCTTATCcacggtgtgtgttctcatgtgcgtcATCAGACTGCCCTTTTGAGTGAACCTTTTGCCGCAGACGGAGCAGGGGAACGGTTTCTCCCCgctgtgcgttctcatgtgtctcATCAAATGTCCCTTTTGAGAGAAGGTTTGATCGCAAATGGAGCAGGGAAAGGGTTTCTCgccggtgtgcgttctcatgtgtctcGACAACGTGGAGCGCATGCCGAAACTGGTGGCGCAGGCGGAGCAGGAAAATGTTTTCCGGTGTTTATCCCCAGCGTGAGTCCTCGTGTGCGCCATCAAATTGCCCTTGCGGGAGAATCTTTTACCGCAAACCGGGCAGGGGAAGGGTTTCTCTCCCGTGTGTGTGCTTGAGTGTTTGATCAAATTTCCCTTAATGGAGAATCTTTTGCCGCACACCGAGCAAGAAAACGGTTTCtccccagtgtgtgttctcatgtgcaatttcaaattactaaTCCTGGGGAAGCTTTTATCACAAAACGGGCAGCTGAAGGTTTTGTCGCCCGTGTGACGAGTCCTGTGTTCCTCCAATCCAATGTGGTCATCAAAGGTTTGGTCACATCGAGAGCGTTTAAAGTTTTTATTCTCAGTGCGAGACGTCACGTCAGCTTTAGAGTTTTCATCGTCAGTGTCGGAAAAGTGTGAAGGGGAGTTGTCACTATCGGAGAAGCTGTCCGCTTCCGATCCGCTCTTCTGACTGTCGTCAAGCTGTGACCACTGAGCTTCATCTTCcccatcttcactcttcacaatcacaCGAATAACTGGAAACTTGTTGACGTCGGCGTCGTCTTGGCTGATGCTGAGCTCttcatcttcctctttaatgcAAGGGGgctcctcgtcctcctcctccccttGTTCTTCAACAGG
Above is a genomic segment from Nerophis ophidion isolate RoL-2023_Sa linkage group LG02, RoL_Noph_v1.0, whole genome shotgun sequence containing:
- the LOC133547624 gene encoding zinc finger protein OZF-like isoform X1 is translated as MCKVQSLRTLVNDRLNAVVEEIFVVLERTIAEYEEELSRTKDENERQRQLLDAVFKPQLVLSKDAREEYLPPERRWVSRMEQHESHPPPVEEQGEEEDEEPPCIKEEDEELSISQDDADVNKFPVIRVIVKSEDGEDEAQWSQLDDSQKSGSEADSFSDSDNSPSHFSDTDDENSKADVTSRTENKNFKRSRCDQTFDDHIGLEEHRTRHTGDKTFSCPFCDKSFPRISNLKLHMRTHTGEKPFSCSVCGKRFSIKGNLIKHSSTHTGEKPFPCPVCGKRFSRKGNLMAHTRTHAGDKHRKTFSCSACATSFGMRSTLSRHMRTHTGEKPFPCSICDQTFSQKGHLMRHMRTHSGEKPFPCSVCGKRFTQKGSLMTHMRTHTVDKPFTCSVCGQKFSQKGNLMKHQRTHTGEKPFRCDECTKSFSYKYQLNRHECVGEKISSQ
- the LOC133547624 gene encoding gastrula zinc finger protein XlCGF8.2DB-like isoform X3, producing the protein MESQAADAREEYLPPERRWVSRMEQHESHPPPVEEQGEEEDEEPPCIKEEDEELSISQDDADVNKFPVIRVIVKSEDGEDEAQWSQLDDSQKSGSEADSFSDSDNSPSHFSDTDDENSKADVTSRTENKNFKRSRCDQTFDDHIGLEEHRTRHTGDKTFSCPFCDKSFPRISNLKLHMRTHTGEKPFSCSVCGKRFSIKGNLIKHSSTHTGEKPFPCPVCGKRFSRKGNLMAHTRTHAGDKHRKTFSCSACATSFGMRSTLSRHMRTHTGEKPFPCSICDQTFSQKGHLMRHMRTHSGEKPFPCSVCGKRFTQKGSLMTHMRTHTVDKPFTCSVCGQKFSQKGNLMKHQRTHTGEKPFRCDECTKSFSYKYQLNRHECVGEKISSQ
- the LOC133547624 gene encoding gastrula zinc finger protein XlCGF8.2DB-like isoform X4, whose amino-acid sequence is MEQHESHPPPVEEQGEEEDEEPPCIKEEDEELSISQDDADVNKFPVIRVIVKSEDGEDEAQWSQLDDSQKSGSEADSFSDSDNSPSHFSDTDDENSKADVTSRTENKNFKRSRCDQTFDDHIGLEEHRTRHTGDKTFSCPFCDKSFPRISNLKLHMRTHTGEKPFSCSVCGKRFSIKGNLIKHSSTHTGEKPFPCPVCGKRFSRKGNLMAHTRTHAGDKHRKTFSCSACATSFGMRSTLSRHMRTHTGEKPFPCSICDQTFSQKGHLMRHMRTHSGEKPFPCSVCGKRFTQKGSLMTHMRTHTVDKPFTCSVCGQKFSQKGNLMKHQRTHTGEKPFRCDECTKSFSYKYQLNRHECVGEKISSQ